The proteins below are encoded in one region of Heliangelus exortis chromosome 22, bHelExo1.hap1, whole genome shotgun sequence:
- the POLE3 gene encoding DNA polymerase epsilon subunit 3, whose translation MAERPEDLNLPNAVITRIIKEALPDGVNISKEARSAISRAASVFVLYATSCANNFAMKGKRKTLNAGDVLSAMEEMEFQRFIAPLKESLEVYRREQKGKKEARKDKDKKADSEEQDKSREEENDDDDERMEEEEQNEEEEVDN comes from the exons ATGGCGGAGAGACCGGAGGACCTGAACCTGCCCAACGCTGTCATCACCCGCATCATTAAGGAGGCG CTCCCCGATGGAGTCAATATTTCCAAAGAGGCTCGGAGTGCAATATCACGAGCAGCAAGTGTCTTTGTGCTTTATGCAACATCATG TGCCAATAACTTTGCCatgaaggggaagaggaaaacgTTGAATGCTGGTGATGTTCTCTCTGCCATGGAGGAAATGGAGTTCCAGAGATTCATAGCCCCTCTGAAAGAATCCCTGGAAG tttacaGACgggaacagaaaggaaagaaagaagcaaggaAAGATAAAGACAAGAAGGCAGACTCAGAGGAGCAAGATAAGAGCCGAGAAGAAGagaatgatgatgatgatgaaaggatggaggaagaagagcaaaatgaggaggaggaggtggacaACTGA